A window of Mycolicibacterium fluoranthenivorans contains these coding sequences:
- a CDS encoding FAD-dependent oxidoreductase, with protein MDRQRVVIAGLGDTGVLTAIRLARRFDVVGISVKPGLVSGQELGVRVARPDDWARDYWIEFGRFRGLDRVRTVHGVLTGVDLAARTVHVDRVGAAAVEPYDVLVIATGVTNGFWRRPVWQTADDVGRELHSVHDRLAGAESIAIIGGGAAAVSAAANLAVALPASGVALYYPGERALPQHHWRVWNRIEKRLRAAGVALHSGHRAVVPVGFGCDAITGDPVHWSTGQSPVAADAVLWAIGKVRPNTAWLPADVLDEQGFVRVTPQLRVPGHPGVFAVGDVAATDPLRASARSRADGLVARNVKAYLAGGRPRDYRAPSTRWGSVLGVQRDGLEVFTPAGQAFRFPAWSIERVLQPWIVRRGIYRGVRGR; from the coding sequence ATGGACCGCCAACGTGTCGTGATCGCCGGGCTCGGCGACACCGGGGTGCTCACCGCCATTCGGTTGGCCCGGCGCTTCGATGTCGTGGGTATCTCGGTGAAACCGGGCTTGGTCAGTGGCCAGGAACTGGGCGTGCGGGTGGCGCGGCCCGACGACTGGGCCCGCGACTACTGGATCGAGTTCGGCCGGTTCCGTGGACTGGACCGGGTGCGTACGGTGCACGGGGTGCTCACGGGCGTGGATCTGGCGGCGCGCACCGTGCATGTCGATCGTGTCGGTGCGGCCGCGGTGGAGCCCTATGACGTGCTGGTCATCGCGACCGGTGTGACCAATGGATTCTGGCGGCGACCGGTCTGGCAGACCGCCGATGATGTTGGGCGGGAACTGCATTCGGTGCACGACCGGCTGGCCGGTGCGGAGTCGATCGCAATCATCGGTGGTGGTGCCGCCGCGGTGAGTGCCGCGGCGAATCTGGCGGTGGCCTTGCCGGCTTCCGGTGTCGCGCTGTACTACCCCGGTGAACGTGCGCTGCCCCAACATCATTGGCGGGTGTGGAACCGGATCGAGAAGCGGTTGCGGGCGGCCGGGGTGGCGTTGCACTCCGGCCATCGCGCGGTGGTCCCCGTGGGATTCGGCTGCGACGCCATCACCGGTGACCCGGTGCACTGGTCGACGGGGCAGTCCCCGGTCGCCGCGGACGCGGTGCTCTGGGCGATCGGCAAGGTTCGCCCCAACACGGCGTGGCTACCGGCCGATGTGCTCGACGAGCAGGGATTCGTCCGCGTGACACCGCAATTGCGGGTGCCCGGGCATCCGGGGGTGTTCGCGGTCGGCGACGTCGCGGCCACCGATCCGCTGCGGGCGTCGGCGCGCAGCCGGGCCGACGGTCTGGTGGCCCGCAACGTCAAGGCCTATCTCGCCGGTGGCCGGCCGCGGGACTACCGCGCCCCGTCGACCCGCTGGGGCTCGGTCCTCGGAGTGCAGCGTGACGGCCTGGAGGTGTTCACCCCGGCCGGGCAGGCGTTCCGCTTCCCCGCGTGGTCGATCGAGCGGGTGCTGCAGCCGTGGATCGTCCGGCGTGGCATCTACCGCGGGGTGCGGGGGCGGTAG
- a CDS encoding CaiB/BaiF CoA transferase family protein — protein MSKVMEGVRVLEVAQFTFVPAAGAILADWGADVIKIEHPLRGDTQRGFVNMGGFALDPDRHPLIEHPNRGKRSVGIDVSTPGGQEVLYEIAKTADVFLTNYLPAQRQRNKFDVEHIRAANPNIIYARGSAYGDKGAERDTGGFDGTAFWTRSGVGHALTPEELGGALPQGIPAFGDSIGGMNIAGGISAALFHRERTGEALEIDVSLLSTAWWAAGASVTQGMETGETMRSLMPGTTASVNPFMANYQTSDGGTINLCIVSPTGYIRDTFAHLGLAELADDPRFSDVLPLIENAEAGVELIAEAIRSKPFEYWRRHLKTMKGQWAPFQSLVDLGTDEQAIANDMIVEVEGADGKPFKVVRGPVQFNHEPLQTTRAPQASEHTELVLMEIGLEWDRIEELKDAGAIA, from the coding sequence ATGAGCAAGGTCATGGAAGGTGTACGCGTCCTAGAGGTCGCGCAGTTCACCTTCGTCCCGGCGGCGGGGGCGATCCTGGCGGACTGGGGTGCCGATGTCATCAAGATCGAACATCCGCTTCGGGGCGATACCCAGCGGGGGTTCGTGAATATGGGCGGCTTCGCGCTGGACCCTGACCGGCACCCGCTGATCGAACATCCCAACCGCGGTAAACGCAGCGTCGGCATCGACGTCTCCACGCCCGGCGGCCAGGAGGTGCTCTACGAGATCGCCAAGACCGCCGACGTGTTCCTGACCAATTACCTGCCTGCGCAGCGGCAGCGGAACAAGTTCGACGTCGAGCACATCCGTGCGGCGAACCCGAACATCATCTACGCGCGCGGCAGCGCGTACGGAGACAAGGGCGCCGAACGCGACACCGGCGGATTCGACGGCACCGCCTTCTGGACCCGCAGCGGGGTCGGACACGCGCTCACCCCCGAGGAACTGGGAGGTGCTCTGCCCCAAGGTATCCCGGCCTTCGGCGACTCGATCGGCGGGATGAACATCGCTGGCGGGATCTCGGCGGCACTGTTTCACCGGGAACGCACCGGGGAGGCCCTGGAGATTGACGTCTCGCTGCTGAGTACCGCGTGGTGGGCCGCGGGCGCCAGCGTCACCCAGGGCATGGAGACCGGGGAGACGATGCGCTCGCTGATGCCGGGTACCACGGCATCGGTGAATCCGTTCATGGCCAACTACCAGACCTCTGACGGCGGCACCATCAACCTGTGCATCGTCAGCCCCACCGGCTATATCCGCGACACCTTCGCGCATCTGGGCTTGGCCGAACTCGCCGATGATCCGCGATTCTCCGACGTGCTGCCGCTGATCGAGAATGCCGAAGCCGGTGTGGAACTCATCGCCGAAGCAATTCGCAGCAAGCCGTTCGAGTACTGGCGCCGGCATCTCAAGACCATGAAAGGTCAGTGGGCGCCGTTCCAGAGCCTGGTGGATCTGGGTACCGACGAGCAGGCGATCGCCAACGACATGATCGTCGAGGTCGAAGGTGCGGACGGGAAACCGTTCAAGGTGGTGCGTGGGCCGGTGCAGTTCAATCATGAGCCGCTGCAGACGACCCGTGCCCCGCAGGCCTCCGAGCACACCGAACTGGTGTTGATGGAAATCGGGCTGGAGTGGGACCGCATCGAGGAGCTCAAGGACGCCGGCGCGATAGCCTGA
- a CDS encoding mycobacterial-type methylenetetrahydrofolate reductase → MPATTPLKTIALELVPPNVERGPQYAVDEAHKVLDLAAATGLAGRFGHIMIPGMIDEDDDRPVEMKPKMDVLEYWSLIRPELPGVRGLCTQVTSFLGPDALGQRLTELSGAGFDGIAFVGVPRTMKDGEGEGVAPTDALSIYADLVPNRGAILIPTRDGEQGRFSFKCGQGATYGMTQLLYSDAIVGFLTEFAEQTDHRPEILLSFGFVPKMESKVGLITWLIQDPGNPAVAAEQEFVTTLAGLEPAEKRTLMLDLYKRVIDGVADLGFPLSVHFEVAYGVSTPAFETFAEMLAYWSPR, encoded by the coding sequence GTGCCAGCGACCACACCTCTGAAGACCATCGCACTGGAACTCGTGCCGCCGAACGTGGAGCGCGGCCCGCAGTACGCCGTCGACGAGGCCCACAAGGTGCTCGATCTGGCCGCCGCGACAGGGTTGGCAGGCCGGTTCGGCCACATCATGATCCCCGGCATGATCGACGAGGACGACGACCGTCCCGTCGAGATGAAACCGAAGATGGACGTCCTCGAGTACTGGTCGCTGATCCGGCCGGAACTGCCCGGTGTGCGCGGGTTGTGCACCCAGGTGACGTCCTTCCTGGGCCCCGATGCACTGGGGCAGCGCCTCACCGAGCTCAGCGGCGCGGGTTTCGACGGGATCGCCTTCGTCGGCGTGCCGCGCACCATGAAGGACGGCGAGGGGGAGGGTGTCGCACCCACCGACGCGCTGTCGATCTATGCCGATCTGGTGCCCAACCGCGGCGCCATCCTGATCCCCACCCGCGACGGTGAACAGGGCCGGTTCAGCTTCAAATGCGGCCAGGGCGCCACCTACGGCATGACGCAGTTGCTGTACTCCGACGCGATCGTGGGCTTCCTGACCGAGTTCGCCGAGCAGACCGATCACCGGCCCGAGATCCTGCTGTCGTTCGGGTTCGTGCCCAAGATGGAGTCCAAGGTCGGACTGATCACCTGGCTCATCCAGGATCCCGGCAATCCCGCGGTGGCCGCCGAACAGGAGTTCGTGACCACGCTGGCCGGCCTGGAGCCCGCCGAGAAGCGGACCCTGATGCTCGATCTGTACAAGCGGGTCATCGACGGCGTCGCCGATCTCGGATTCCCGCTGAGCGTGCACTTCGAGGTCGCCTACGGGGTGTCCACACCGGCGTTCGAGACGTTCGCCGAGATGCTGGCCTACTGGTCGCCGCGCTAG
- the hrpA gene encoding ATP-dependent RNA helicase HrpA produces the protein MQEPSATELRARLDDLTFRDAARLGRRLKNLRGAPDEKLVAQFAAAEGLIATRLAAVPEITYPDLPVSEHRGELARAIAAHQVVVVAGATGSGKTTQLPKICLELGRGIRGTIGHTQPRRLAARTVAQRIADELRVPLGGAVGYTVRFTDQADDSTLVKLMTDGILLAEIQRDRRLLRYDTIIIDEAHERSLNIDFLLGYLRELLPRRTDLKVIVTSATIDPGRFAEHFGGAPIVEVSGRTYPVEIRYRPLEVPVAADDSDDPDDPDHEIVRTELRDPTEAIVDAVNELAAEPAGDVLVFLSGEREIRDTAEALRGAVGPHTEVLPLYARLPTADQQKVFTPSRSGRRIVLATNVAETSLTVPGIRYVVDPGTARISRYSRRTKVQRLPIEPISQASADQRAGRSGRTAPGICIRLYSEADFDGRPRYTDPEILRTNLAAVILQMSALDLGDIEEFPFLDPPDARSIRDGVGLLQELGAFDSAGALTDTGRRLARLPLDPRIGRMILAADAEGCVREVLVLAAALSIPDPRERPVDREEAARQKHARFADEHSDFVSYLNLWHYLREQRKERSGSAFRRMCREEFLHYLRIREWQDLVGQLRSIARDIGVQESDEAADPAGVHAALAAGLLSHIGLREETKGRDSRDYQGARNSKFVLAPGSVLTRKPPRWIVVADLVETSRLFGRTAARIDPETLERVGAHLVARTYSEPHWDAVRGAVMAYERVTLYGLPLVPRRRVGYGTVDPVVARELFIRHALVEGDWQTRHHFFRDNAALRAELAELEERSRRRDLMVTDDEIYALYDARVPATAVSARHFDGWWKKQRHLTPDLLTFTREELLRVDDSADHPDAWRTDDLALPLTYRFEPGAADDGVTVHVPVQVLARLGGDGFAWQVPALREELITTLIKSLPKDLRRNFVPAPDTARAVLPTLDPGSGSVLDALQRELRRISGILVPIDAFDLTKVPAHLRVTFAVEDNDGKEVARGKDLGALQEDLAAPIQQAVTAAVAGGLERTGLTVWPADLDELPRTVERVTGGHTVRGYPAFVDRGKSVDVRVFASAAEQQAAMGPGIRRLLRCSVPSPVKAIERGLDTRTRLALGANPDGTLADLLDDCTDAAVDALARTTVWTVADFTALKARVAAELAPMTRGIVTRAEKVLTAFHEVQVALPDKPGPAQAAAVADIRSQLDRLLPKGFVTNAGAGRLADLTRYVTAIERRLQRLPHGLGADAERMARVHAVEDAYDALVQALSPTRAQAADIREIAWQIEELRVSLWAQQLGTPRPVSEQRIYKAIDAIS, from the coding sequence GTGCAAGAACCGTCCGCCACCGAGCTGCGCGCGCGCCTCGATGACCTGACGTTCCGGGACGCCGCCCGGTTGGGCCGGCGACTGAAGAATCTGCGCGGGGCCCCGGACGAGAAGCTGGTGGCGCAGTTCGCCGCCGCCGAAGGACTCATCGCCACCCGGCTGGCGGCGGTCCCCGAGATCACCTACCCCGACCTGCCGGTGAGCGAGCACCGCGGGGAGCTGGCCAGGGCGATCGCCGCGCATCAAGTGGTCGTGGTGGCGGGCGCGACCGGCTCGGGCAAGACGACCCAGCTGCCCAAGATCTGTCTGGAACTCGGCCGCGGTATCCGTGGCACCATCGGGCACACCCAGCCGCGGCGGCTGGCCGCCCGCACCGTCGCCCAGCGCATCGCCGACGAACTGCGCGTCCCGCTCGGTGGCGCCGTCGGCTACACCGTGCGCTTCACCGATCAGGCCGACGATTCGACGCTGGTCAAGTTGATGACCGACGGCATCCTGCTCGCCGAGATCCAACGCGACCGGCGCCTGCTGCGGTACGACACGATCATCATCGACGAGGCCCACGAACGTAGCCTCAACATCGACTTCCTGCTCGGCTACCTGCGCGAATTACTGCCCCGCCGAACGGATTTGAAGGTCATCGTCACCTCGGCGACGATCGATCCGGGCCGATTCGCCGAACATTTCGGCGGTGCGCCCATCGTCGAGGTGTCGGGACGCACGTATCCGGTCGAGATCCGGTACCGGCCGCTGGAAGTGCCGGTCGCAGCCGATGACTCCGACGATCCGGACGATCCCGATCACGAGATCGTGCGCACCGAACTGCGCGATCCGACCGAGGCCATCGTCGACGCGGTCAACGAACTGGCCGCCGAACCGGCGGGTGACGTGCTGGTGTTCCTGTCCGGGGAACGCGAGATCCGGGACACCGCAGAAGCATTGCGCGGTGCGGTCGGACCGCATACCGAGGTGCTCCCGCTGTATGCCCGGTTGCCCACCGCCGATCAGCAGAAGGTGTTCACCCCGAGCCGCAGCGGCCGCCGGATCGTGTTGGCCACCAACGTCGCCGAGACGTCGTTGACGGTGCCGGGGATCCGGTACGTCGTCGATCCCGGTACCGCCCGGATCTCCCGTTACAGCCGGCGCACCAAGGTTCAGCGACTGCCCATCGAACCGATCTCGCAGGCGTCGGCGGATCAGCGCGCCGGCCGGTCGGGCCGCACCGCGCCGGGTATCTGCATCCGGCTGTACTCGGAAGCGGATTTCGACGGCCGGCCCCGGTACACCGACCCGGAGATCCTGCGGACCAACCTCGCCGCGGTCATCCTGCAGATGTCGGCGCTGGACCTCGGTGACATCGAAGAGTTCCCGTTTCTCGACCCGCCCGACGCACGCAGTATCCGCGACGGGGTCGGTCTGCTGCAGGAACTCGGCGCCTTCGACAGCGCGGGCGCGCTGACCGACACCGGGCGGCGGCTGGCGCGGCTGCCGCTGGATCCGCGGATCGGCCGGATGATCCTGGCGGCCGACGCGGAGGGCTGTGTGCGCGAGGTGCTGGTGCTGGCCGCCGCGCTGTCCATCCCGGACCCGCGTGAACGACCCGTCGACCGGGAGGAGGCGGCCCGGCAGAAGCACGCCCGGTTCGCCGACGAGCACTCGGATTTCGTGTCGTACCTTAATCTTTGGCACTATCTGCGTGAGCAGCGCAAGGAGCGTTCGGGCAGCGCTTTCCGCCGGATGTGCCGCGAGGAGTTCCTGCACTATCTGCGCATCAGGGAGTGGCAGGACCTGGTGGGGCAGTTGCGCAGTATCGCCCGCGATATCGGTGTCCAGGAATCCGACGAAGCCGCCGATCCCGCCGGCGTGCATGCTGCGCTGGCGGCGGGACTGCTCTCGCATATCGGCCTGCGGGAAGAAACCAAGGGCCGGGACTCCCGCGATTACCAGGGTGCGCGGAATTCGAAGTTCGTCCTGGCGCCGGGCTCGGTGCTGACCCGCAAGCCGCCCCGCTGGATCGTCGTCGCGGATCTGGTGGAGACCAGCAGGCTGTTCGGCCGGACAGCGGCCCGTATCGACCCCGAGACGCTGGAACGCGTTGGCGCACATCTGGTTGCGCGCACCTACAGTGAACCGCACTGGGACGCCGTGCGCGGCGCGGTGATGGCCTACGAACGGGTCACCCTCTACGGATTGCCGTTGGTGCCGCGGCGGCGGGTCGGCTATGGCACCGTCGACCCCGTCGTCGCCCGCGAGCTGTTCATCCGGCACGCGCTGGTCGAAGGCGATTGGCAGACCCGGCACCACTTCTTCCGCGACAATGCCGCGCTGCGCGCCGAACTGGCGGAGCTGGAGGAACGGTCGCGGCGACGTGACCTGATGGTCACCGATGACGAGATCTACGCCCTGTACGACGCCAGGGTGCCGGCCACGGCGGTATCGGCGCGACATTTCGACGGGTGGTGGAAGAAGCAGCGGCACCTGACCCCGGATCTGCTCACCTTCACCCGCGAGGAACTGCTGCGGGTGGACGACTCCGCCGACCATCCCGACGCCTGGCGCACCGACGATCTGGCGCTGCCCCTGACCTACCGCTTCGAGCCGGGGGCGGCCGACGACGGCGTCACGGTCCATGTGCCGGTGCAGGTGCTGGCCCGCCTCGGCGGTGACGGATTCGCCTGGCAGGTACCGGCATTGCGGGAGGAACTGATCACCACGCTGATCAAGTCGCTGCCCAAGGATCTGCGCCGCAACTTCGTGCCCGCCCCCGACACCGCCCGCGCAGTGCTGCCCACACTGGACCCCGGATCGGGTTCGGTACTCGACGCGCTGCAGCGTGAACTGCGCCGGATCAGCGGAATCCTGGTGCCCATCGATGCCTTCGACCTGACCAAGGTGCCTGCGCATCTGCGGGTCACGTTCGCCGTCGAGGACAACGACGGTAAGGAGGTGGCGCGCGGCAAAGACCTTGGCGCACTTCAGGAAGACCTGGCCGCACCGATTCAGCAGGCGGTGACCGCGGCCGTCGCGGGTGGCCTGGAGCGCACCGGTCTGACCGTGTGGCCCGCCGATCTCGACGAACTGCCCCGCACCGTGGAGCGCGTCACCGGCGGGCACACCGTGCGCGGCTACCCGGCCTTCGTGGACCGCGGAAAGTCGGTGGATGTGCGGGTGTTCGCTTCGGCTGCCGAACAGCAGGCCGCGATGGGCCCCGGCATCCGGCGGTTGTTGCGGTGCAGCGTGCCCTCGCCGGTGAAGGCCATCGAGCGGGGCCTGGACACCCGAACCCGGTTGGCGCTGGGCGCGAACCCGGACGGCACGCTGGCGGACCTGCTGGACGACTGCACCGATGCGGCGGTGGATGCGCTGGCGCGTACGACGGTATGGACCGTTGCCGATTTCACCGCGTTGAAGGCCAGGGTGGCCGCGGAGCTGGCCCCCATGACCCGGGGCATCGTCACCAGGGCGGAGAAGGTGCTGACGGCGTTCCATGAGGTCCAGGTGGCCCTACCGGACAAACCCGGTCCGGCCCAGGCGGCAGCGGTCGCTGACATCCGGTCACAACTGGACAGGCTGCTGCCCAAGGGATTCGTGACGAATGCCGGGGCCGGCCGGCTGGCCGATCTGACGCGATACGTCACCGCCATCGAACGCCGGTTGCAGCGGTTGCCGCACGGCCTGGGCGCGGACGCCGAGCGGATGGCCCGCGTGCACGCCGTCGAGGACGCGTATGACGCTCTGGTCCAAGCCCTTTCGCCCACCCGCGCGCAGGCGGCCGATATCCGGGAGATCGCCTGGCAGATCGAGGAGCTGCGGGTGAGTCTGTGGGCGCAGCAGCTGGGTACCCCCCGGCCGGTGAGCGAACAGCGGATCTACAAGGCCATCGACGCGATCAGCTAG
- a CDS encoding DUF4383 domain-containing protein, with protein sequence MFRISNWSFAQWGLLVISVFHLTQAIIGFIAEPSFATGPGAPTVQILGMDYNGWHALAGLALFGPGLVFCLRKSWSVLYLLAGAVAGGLPGVWALFSHQVAYVFTFPHNITDAVVHFVTAGVMAGVAVIQIRLDGGLRRSLADLRRQ encoded by the coding sequence ATGTTCCGTATCAGTAATTGGAGCTTCGCCCAGTGGGGTCTGCTCGTCATCTCGGTGTTCCACCTCACGCAGGCGATCATCGGATTCATCGCCGAACCCAGTTTCGCCACCGGCCCGGGAGCGCCGACCGTGCAGATCCTCGGCATGGACTACAACGGCTGGCACGCGCTCGCCGGCCTTGCCCTGTTCGGGCCCGGTCTGGTGTTCTGCCTGCGCAAGTCCTGGTCGGTGCTGTACCTGCTGGCCGGTGCGGTGGCCGGCGGACTCCCCGGCGTCTGGGCCCTGTTCTCCCATCAGGTCGCCTACGTGTTCACCTTTCCCCACAACATCACCGATGCGGTCGTGCACTTCGTCACCGCGGGGGTGATGGCCGGGGTGGCCGTCATCCAGATCCGGCTCGACGGCGGGCTGCGAAGGTCGCTGGCCGATCTGCGCCGACAGTGA
- a CDS encoding thioesterase family protein: MTDAYYELVDDADPAGERFRASDHVISTWGAEMQNAAPVSALLVRSLERCAPRADARLSRVVVDLLGPVPVAGPLWLRAEVKRAGTKIELVAAKMLAPGPDGTPRPVAEARAWRFQEHDTSGLVFTPTTPLVPRTATYPRPVNPDLGQTYIDTLDWHWVNDVLNSVPAECWVRSKVDLVKGEAASPLQRLFCVADIANGMGSRMDLTTWTFLNTDLTVHIHRVPDGDWFGIRAETSYGADGVGTSVGTLFDESGPIAAIQQAQLVRRRPGR; the protein is encoded by the coding sequence GTGACCGATGCCTACTACGAACTCGTCGACGACGCCGATCCGGCCGGGGAGCGGTTCCGCGCATCCGACCACGTGATCAGCACCTGGGGCGCCGAGATGCAGAATGCGGCACCGGTGTCGGCGCTGTTGGTCCGGAGCCTGGAGCGCTGCGCGCCCCGCGCCGACGCCCGGCTGTCCAGGGTGGTGGTCGATCTGCTCGGTCCGGTCCCGGTGGCCGGACCACTGTGGCTGCGCGCCGAGGTGAAGCGTGCCGGCACCAAGATCGAACTGGTCGCGGCGAAGATGCTGGCGCCCGGCCCCGACGGCACGCCGCGCCCCGTAGCCGAGGCCCGCGCCTGGCGTTTCCAGGAACACGACACCTCCGGGCTGGTGTTCACCCCGACTACGCCGTTGGTGCCGCGAACGGCGACCTATCCCCGGCCGGTGAACCCCGACCTGGGCCAGACCTATATCGACACTCTGGACTGGCACTGGGTCAACGATGTGCTCAACAGCGTCCCCGCCGAATGCTGGGTGCGGTCCAAGGTCGACCTCGTCAAGGGCGAAGCGGCCAGCCCGCTGCAACGCCTGTTCTGCGTCGCCGATATCGCCAACGGGATGGGGTCTCGGATGGACCTGACCACGTGGACCTTCCTGAACACCGACCTGACGGTGCACATCCACCGGGTGCCCGACGGCGACTGGTTCGGGATCCGCGCCGAAACGAGTTACGGCGCTGACGGTGTCGGCACCTCGGTCGGCACCCTGTTCGACGAATCCGGTCCGATCGCGGCCATCCAACAGGCCCAGCTGGTACGCAGACGCCCGGGCCGCTAG
- a CDS encoding alpha/beta hydrolase family protein, translating to MAERVTFPSATGPMLAGVIDLPDGPVRGWGVFSHGFTLGKDSPAAARICKQLASDGIGMLRFDALGLGGSEGDWGDGSFTVKVNDVIAACRFMADRGTPADILAGHSWGGAAVLAAARQCPGVRAVVTVGAPIDPSHVEHQYDACLEQVFAEGSGQWMVGGKTLTLKRAFVEDVRMAKLHDKIRGLKLPLLILHSPTDNTVGIKNASDIFRTARHPRSFVSLEGSEHLLTGPGQAHRAGRIIGAWADAYLGDR from the coding sequence ATGGCTGAACGGGTGACCTTTCCCAGCGCAACCGGCCCCATGCTGGCCGGGGTGATCGACCTGCCCGACGGCCCGGTGCGGGGCTGGGGCGTGTTCTCGCACGGTTTCACCCTCGGCAAGGACTCACCCGCGGCAGCCCGGATCTGCAAGCAGCTGGCGTCCGACGGGATCGGGATGTTGCGCTTCGACGCGCTGGGGCTGGGCGGCTCCGAGGGCGACTGGGGCGACGGATCCTTCACCGTCAAGGTCAACGACGTCATCGCGGCGTGCAGGTTCATGGCCGACCGCGGGACTCCGGCGGATATCCTGGCCGGGCACTCCTGGGGCGGCGCGGCGGTCCTGGCCGCGGCCCGCCAGTGCCCGGGGGTGCGCGCCGTGGTGACCGTCGGCGCCCCGATCGATCCGTCGCACGTCGAGCACCAGTACGACGCCTGCCTTGAGCAGGTGTTCGCCGAGGGCAGCGGGCAGTGGATGGTCGGCGGCAAGACCCTGACCCTGAAGCGGGCCTTCGTCGAGGACGTCCGGATGGCCAAACTGCACGACAAGATCAGGGGTCTGAAGCTGCCGCTGCTGATCCTGCATTCCCCGACCGACAACACGGTGGGAATCAAGAACGCCAGCGATATCTTCCGCACCGCCCGGCACCCCCGCAGCTTCGTGTCCCTGGAGGGTTCCGAGCACCTGCTCACCGGCCCGGGTCAGGCGCACCGCGCCGGCCGCATCATCGGCGCGTGGGCCGATGCGTATCTGGGTGACCGTTAG
- a CDS encoding HNH endonuclease signature motif containing protein, which produces MFDALLERSAAAEALDRMATAVRAENAAGARRLEAIADLYEIRAPGADVERLNWAIDGYAGLAAEVAVGLGISRSRADAQLRVAIALRDRLPAVATVHLSGEVDYRLVTTVINRTDLVDDPARLAVIDVQIAAKLLEWMRLSGPVQEQRIDEVIARSDPAGVRTPGPARDKRRVDVAPAPGGMSDVWARVEAAAGAAFDTLLDRMADSVCADDPRTKHQRRSDAILAIGLGTALACECGNAACPAADPGRTATAGRFVIHVIATPATLTADPHAPGYLPGHGVLPADQVTALLRAGATVKGIPIPAPEAEPGYRPSTALAQFVRTRDLTCRFPGCAVRAEYCDLDHTVPWPGGPTHPSNLKCLCRFHHLLKTFHDGWTDTQYPDGTVVWRTPTGQVHTTTPEGAHWFPALATPTGTPDIHTAATPNPLRGLKMPRRRQTRTAEHTQRLTHERGTNRERLDQRQAERRLLAWQLEDHLYEQAALDDTPIPF; this is translated from the coding sequence ATGTTCGATGCATTGCTGGAGCGGTCCGCAGCGGCTGAGGCACTGGACCGGATGGCGACGGCCGTGCGCGCGGAGAACGCCGCGGGGGCGCGCCGGCTGGAGGCGATCGCCGATCTCTATGAGATCCGTGCCCCGGGTGCGGACGTGGAGCGACTGAACTGGGCGATCGACGGGTACGCCGGCCTGGCCGCCGAGGTGGCCGTCGGGTTGGGGATCTCCCGATCCCGGGCGGATGCCCAGCTCAGGGTGGCAATCGCGCTCCGCGACCGGTTACCGGCAGTGGCGACGGTGCATCTGTCCGGGGAGGTGGACTACCGGTTGGTCACCACGGTGATCAACCGCACCGACCTGGTCGACGATCCGGCCCGGCTGGCCGTGATCGACGTCCAGATCGCCGCCAAGCTGCTCGAATGGATGCGACTGTCGGGGCCGGTGCAGGAGCAGCGCATCGACGAGGTCATTGCCCGCAGTGATCCTGCAGGAGTCCGCACTCCGGGCCCGGCGCGGGACAAGCGGCGCGTCGATGTGGCGCCCGCCCCGGGCGGGATGTCCGATGTCTGGGCCCGCGTCGAGGCCGCCGCAGGTGCCGCGTTCGACACCCTGCTCGACAGGATGGCCGACAGCGTGTGTGCCGATGACCCGCGCACCAAACACCAACGCCGCTCCGATGCCATCCTCGCGATCGGGCTGGGCACCGCGCTGGCCTGCGAATGCGGCAATGCGGCCTGCCCGGCCGCCGACCCCGGCCGCACCGCCACCGCGGGCCGATTCGTGATCCACGTGATCGCCACTCCGGCCACCCTCACCGCCGACCCGCACGCGCCGGGATACCTGCCCGGGCACGGCGTACTACCCGCCGACCAGGTCACCGCTCTGCTGCGTGCGGGTGCCACGGTCAAGGGCATCCCCATCCCGGCGCCCGAGGCCGAACCCGGCTACCGGCCCTCCACCGCGTTGGCCCAGTTCGTCCGGACCCGCGATCTGACCTGCCGGTTCCCCGGCTGCGCCGTGCGCGCCGAATACTGCGACCTCGACCACACCGTGCCGTGGCCGGGCGGCCCGACGCACCCGTCAAACCTGAAGTGCCTGTGTCGTTTTCATCATCTGCTGAAAACCTTCCACGACGGCTGGACCGACACCCAGTACCCCGACGGCACCGTGGTCTGGCGCACCCCCACCGGCCAGGTGCACACCACCACACCCGAAGGCGCGCACTGGTTCCCCGCCCTGGCCACGCCAACCGGAACACCCGATATCCACACCGCCGCAACCCCGAACCCGCTCCGTGGACTGAAAATGCCCCGACGCAGGCAGACGCGCACCGCCGAACACACCCAACGTCTCACCCATGAACGCGGAACCAACCGCGAGCGCCTCGACCAACGACAGGCCGAACGACGCCTGTTGGCCTGGCAGCTCGAAGACCACCTCTACGAACAAGCCGCACTCGATGACACACCGATCCCGTTCTGA